The Methanolacinia petrolearia DSM 11571 genome has a segment encoding these proteins:
- the trmY gene encoding tRNA (pseudouridine(54)-N(1))-methyltransferase TrmY — protein sequence MKRFLIIGHKAVTEGGFSLNDMPGGAGRMDVLCRCVNSCFFLSHDLRRDVECYLLLLGEPNPPKTILIKGNEVRYLNPDERSAGSLIKKALQVVCGEEFIESTKGIYIRNGGLERLLNEIDFSVLDENGTDIRSVEEIPENYILSDHMNFSEEEESLIKDLPKISAGPKVLHADHTVIVILNEHDRREK from the coding sequence ATGAAAAGATTTCTTATTATCGGCCACAAGGCTGTTACCGAAGGCGGTTTTTCCCTTAACGACATGCCGGGTGGAGCAGGGAGGATGGATGTCCTGTGCAGGTGCGTCAACTCCTGCTTCTTCCTCTCCCACGATCTCCGGAGGGATGTCGAATGCTATCTTCTCCTCCTCGGAGAACCCAATCCCCCGAAGACAATCCTCATCAAGGGAAACGAAGTTCGCTATCTCAATCCCGACGAGAGGAGTGCAGGTTCGCTGATAAAAAAAGCGCTTCAGGTTGTCTGCGGAGAGGAGTTCATCGAATCCACAAAGGGCATATATATAAGGAACGGCGGACTGGAAAGACTCCTGAATGAGATCGACTTTTCAGTTCTCGATGAAAACGGAACGGACATCCGCAGTGTAGAGGAGATTCCGGAGAACTACATACTCTCGGATCACATGAATTTTTCAGAGGAAGAAGAGAGTCTGATAAAGGACCTCCCGAAGATCTCCGCCGGGCCGAAGGTGCTGCACGCGGATCATACCGTTATCGTAATCCTCAATGAACACGACAGGAGAGAAAAATGA
- a CDS encoding alpha hydrolase, which produces MKAGILFSGGKDSSLAALMISRDYEAELNTFVFDGDRKIPSIEKAAEALGLPLIKRVFDEGLLEKVMEMMVNDGFPNSAINLVHRSAICSLSREYDVIGDGTRLNDRVPMLDYAEVQSIEAKYQCALVRPLLGYGRREVNRLAGKHFTVEYGETGTIENGDYENEIRTAFSVQGLDPYEIFPSHHEQSLVTGKALRS; this is translated from the coding sequence ATGAAAGCCGGAATACTCTTCAGCGGAGGAAAAGACAGTTCTCTTGCGGCCCTCATGATATCAAGGGATTACGAAGCCGAACTGAATACGTTCGTATTCGACGGCGACAGAAAGATCCCTAGTATCGAAAAGGCAGCTGAAGCTTTAGGACTTCCGCTTATTAAAAGAGTATTTGACGAAGGACTGCTTGAAAAAGTAATGGAGATGATGGTAAATGACGGGTTCCCGAACTCTGCCATCAACCTTGTTCACAGGAGCGCCATCTGTTCCCTCTCAAGGGAATACGATGTTATAGGGGACGGGACGCGGCTGAATGACCGTGTTCCTATGCTTGATTACGCCGAAGTGCAGAGCATCGAAGCTAAATATCAATGCGCCCTCGTGCGGCCTCTGCTTGGATATGGAAGACGTGAAGTAAACCGCCTTGCAGGTAAACATTTCACCGTTGAATACGGTGAAACGGGTACTATCGAGAACGGGGATTACGAAAACGAAATCCGAACAGCATTCAGTGTTCAAGGCCTCGATCCTTACGAAATATTTCCCAGCCACCATGAGCAGTCACTCGTTACCGGAAAGGCATTACGGAGCTAA
- a CDS encoding 50S ribosomal protein L31e translates to MADILKEQIYVIPLRDVKRAPRWKRSPRAIKEIREFLAKHMKSEDIKIDKSINEKIWEHGCEKPPRKIRIRAMKFEDGQVQAELAEE, encoded by the coding sequence ATGGCAGATATCTTAAAGGAACAGATCTATGTCATACCGCTTCGTGATGTCAAGAGAGCACCGCGGTGGAAGAGGAGTCCCAGGGCAATCAAAGAGATCAGGGAATTCCTTGCAAAACACATGAAAAGCGAAGACATCAAAATCGACAAGAGCATCAACGAAAAGATATGGGAACACGGATGTGAAAAACCACCGAGAAAGATCCGCATCCGTGCAATGAAATTCGAGGACGGCCAGGTTCAGGCTGAACTTGCCGAAGAGTGA
- the ftsY gene encoding signal recognition particle-docking protein FtsY: MFKSLKDRLKGVSKKFGSNIDEAIEKESQLSEADNRIPEMPEEPKPELSEEKDQPVIQTEKKPEKKAGFGSKIKVLVTEREVLITEKDISEPLEELELILLENDVAFDTTEAIISHMKDDLAGQRRKIGTSSEKFVTDALKDALLEVLGEGFLLTDYIDSHEKPVKVLFTGVNGAGKTTTIAKVAFYLKSKGYSVVIGSGDTFRAGANQQMKTHADRIGVKVISHQEGADPSAVLFDTVNYAKAHNIDVVLADTAGRFHNKGNLMKQLEKIRRVMNPDIVAYVDEAVAGNDAVIRAEEFNSAVGTDVVVLTKADMDTKGGAAISIAHTIGKPLMFLGMGQGYDDIVPFEPEKMVEELLEED, from the coding sequence ATGTTTAAATCTCTTAAGGACAGGCTGAAGGGAGTTTCGAAGAAATTCGGTTCCAATATAGACGAAGCGATAGAGAAAGAGTCGCAGCTTTCGGAAGCCGACAACCGTATACCGGAAATGCCGGAGGAACCGAAGCCCGAACTTTCCGAAGAAAAAGATCAGCCCGTGATCCAGACTGAGAAAAAACCTGAAAAAAAAGCAGGTTTCGGCAGCAAGATCAAAGTCCTTGTTACAGAGAGGGAAGTCCTTATCACTGAAAAGGACATCTCGGAACCCCTGGAAGAGCTTGAACTTATTCTTCTTGAAAACGATGTCGCATTCGACACCACCGAGGCTATAATCAGCCATATGAAGGATGACCTCGCAGGACAGAGAAGAAAGATCGGAACCAGTTCCGAGAAATTCGTTACAGATGCACTCAAAGACGCTCTCCTGGAAGTCCTCGGGGAAGGTTTTCTGCTTACCGATTACATAGACTCGCATGAAAAGCCCGTAAAGGTTCTTTTCACCGGCGTCAACGGCGCAGGGAAGACGACAACGATTGCAAAGGTCGCCTTCTACCTGAAAAGCAAAGGCTACTCGGTTGTTATCGGATCGGGCGACACATTTCGTGCAGGTGCCAACCAGCAGATGAAGACCCACGCCGATCGAATAGGAGTCAAGGTTATCAGCCACCAGGAGGGAGCAGATCCCTCAGCTGTTCTTTTTGACACCGTAAATTACGCAAAGGCGCACAACATCGATGTTGTCCTTGCCGATACCGCAGGAAGGTTCCACAATAAAGGGAACCTGATGAAGCAGCTCGAAAAGATCCGCCGCGTGATGAATCCCGACATAGTTGCATATGTCGACGAGGCAGTCGCAGGCAACGATGCGGTGATACGTGCGGAAGAGTTCAACTCGGCTGTGGGAACCGACGTGGTCGTTCTTACAAAAGCAGACATGGACACAAAGGGCGGTGCGGCGATTTCAATTGCACATACGATCGGCAAACCGCTTATGTTCCTAGGAATGGGGCAGGGCTACGACGACATTGTCCCGTTCGAACCTGAAAAAATGGTTGAAGAACTTCTGGAGGAGGATTAA
- a CDS encoding YhbY family RNA-binding protein, protein MKKEEKTAGLQQLKATVWIGKKGITESTIDEIKMQIKERKIIKIKWLRNSEVDPEEVARMAGAVLIQKRGRTMILSKNK, encoded by the coding sequence ATGAAGAAGGAAGAGAAGACTGCAGGACTGCAGCAACTGAAAGCCACAGTATGGATCGGCAAAAAAGGGATCACCGAAAGTACGATAGATGAAATTAAAATGCAGATTAAGGAAAGAAAGATCATAAAGATCAAATGGCTCAGAAATAGCGAGGTCGATCCTGAAGAAGTTGCCAGGATGGCAGGTGCCGTACTAATACAGAAAAGAGGGAGGACGATGATTCTCTCCAAAAATAAATAA
- a CDS encoding sugar phosphate isomerase/epimerase family protein has product MEKSGCNAIEFWPETPDFWLHGKNHEDIKEIFSRHPELESITIHAPVLDLNPCSVNPDVAEISTKNTLEAIRLAEILGAEAVTIHPGRRTAKRPAGKRDMERFQRYIDRVHDTAIETGVKVALENMPPKINSLFSEPKQMKDILKQEEWLYFTFDIAHAITNDNAKAMEFINSAFDRIINIHVSRNSGVKNHFPLDDDPFTGEILGDLSNRGYEGFLTLELEDLNLDRTATAEEKISIVKKDVSYIKSFFN; this is encoded by the coding sequence CGGATGCAATGCAATAGAATTCTGGCCCGAAACTCCCGACTTCTGGCTTCACGGGAAAAACCATGAAGATATAAAAGAAATCTTCAGCAGACATCCGGAACTCGAATCCATCACGATTCACGCACCTGTTCTCGACCTGAATCCATGTTCGGTGAACCCTGACGTCGCCGAGATCTCGACAAAGAATACTCTCGAAGCGATAAGACTTGCAGAAATACTCGGTGCAGAGGCGGTAACGATTCACCCCGGGAGAAGAACTGCAAAGAGGCCGGCAGGAAAGAGAGACATGGAGCGTTTCCAAAGATACATTGACAGGGTTCATGACACAGCAATAGAGACAGGGGTGAAAGTCGCACTTGAAAACATGCCCCCGAAGATCAATTCGCTGTTCTCGGAACCAAAACAGATGAAGGATATACTCAAACAGGAAGAATGGCTTTATTTTACATTCGATATCGCACATGCCATTACAAACGATAATGCAAAGGCCATGGAATTCATCAACTCCGCATTCGACAGAATCATCAATATCCACGTCAGCAGGAACTCCGGAGTTAAAAACCACTTCCCGCTCGACGACGATCCCTTTACAGGAGAAATCCTGGGCGATCTCTCGAACAGGGGATATGAAGGATTCCTTACTCTCGAACTCGAGGACCTGAACCTTGACAGGACGGCCACTGCCGAAGAAAAGATCTCGATTGTCAAAAAAGACGTCAGTTACATCAAAAGTTTCTTCAACTGA
- a CDS encoding 30S ribosomal protein S19e, translating to MTTVYDIPPDLLIRKVAGELKELDAIEAPEWAGFAKTGVHKEMPPKDEDWWYIRAASLLRRVYIDGPVGVQRLRSFYGGKMDRGSMPSSFRKGSGSVTRKILQQLETAGYIENTPEGRRVSPAGRSFLDGAANSLKETVAESIPAIAKY from the coding sequence ATGACAACTGTATATGATATCCCACCGGATCTTCTTATCAGAAAAGTGGCTGGCGAGCTCAAAGAGCTTGACGCGATAGAAGCTCCGGAATGGGCAGGATTTGCAAAGACAGGCGTCCACAAAGAGATGCCTCCGAAAGATGAAGACTGGTGGTACATACGTGCGGCATCACTGCTTCGCAGAGTGTACATCGACGGTCCCGTAGGAGTCCAGAGACTCAGGTCCTTCTACGGCGGGAAAATGGACAGGGGCTCGATGCCCTCAAGTTTCAGGAAGGGATCGGGATCGGTTACACGCAAGATCCTCCAGCAGCTTGAAACGGCCGGGTACATTGAGAACACACCTGAAGGAAGGAGAGTATCCCCTGCAGGCAGGTCATTCCTTGACGGCGCAGCAAACAGCCTGAAGGAAACTGTTGCCGAATCAATTCCGGCAATAGCAAAGTACTGA
- a CDS encoding ribonuclease P protein component 4 has product MAPRRNKNTERKIAEERIERLFEAAHTVYEKDPSLSGRYVILAIKIAMKYRVKIPDRYRHSYCRKCFSFFSPGNNTRTRINSGKVTLTCTNCGYIRRYPIKERR; this is encoded by the coding sequence ATGGCACCACGCAGGAATAAAAACACGGAAAGAAAGATCGCGGAAGAGAGGATCGAGAGACTGTTTGAAGCCGCACACACGGTCTATGAAAAAGATCCGTCGCTTTCCGGCAGGTATGTAATTCTCGCGATAAAGATCGCGATGAAATACAGGGTGAAGATACCTGACCGTTACAGGCACAGCTATTGCAGGAAATGCTTCAGCTTCTTTTCACCCGGAAACAACACAAGAACGAGAATAAACAGCGGAAAAGTCACACTTACCTGCACGAACTGCGGGTATATCAGGAGATATCCGATAAAGGAAAGAAGATGA
- a CDS encoding signal recognition particle protein Srp54, whose product MLDRLGSGLKDALKKLAGKTVIDKAAVEELVKDLQRVLLQADVNVKLVMNLSKAIKQRSLEEEPPKGMSVREHVLRIVYQELVNLMGEEIEVTLGPQTILMAGLQGSGKTTTTGKLSRYFQKKGLRVGVICADVFRPGAYDQLKTLCDKVNVPCYGEPGEINAVKIVENGMKQLKNAEVLIIDTQGRHALEDELIDEIIKINDLSKASHRWLVLDAALGQQAREQAARFHDAINIDGVIITKMDGTAKGGGALSAVAETGSGIVFVGSGETIDDLERFDPDSFISRLLGMGDLKSLIERAEEAINAEEVDVNAMMKGKFTLRDMYKQLESLKKMGPLKQVMSMLPLGNIEIPEDAFDTTGKKMEAYKVIMDSMTNEELDDPSVIHASRIQRIATGAGVSQEEVRELLKYHKTMQRTLKGFKGMGGGKFNMQRMMKKFGGGM is encoded by the coding sequence ATGCTCGATCGTCTGGGCTCGGGATTAAAGGATGCGTTAAAGAAACTTGCCGGAAAGACAGTCATCGACAAGGCTGCGGTAGAGGAGCTTGTAAAGGATCTCCAGAGAGTGCTCCTGCAGGCCGATGTAAACGTCAAGCTTGTAATGAACCTCTCGAAGGCCATTAAGCAGCGCTCGCTCGAAGAAGAGCCACCCAAGGGAATGAGCGTCCGGGAACACGTCTTAAGGATCGTGTACCAGGAGCTCGTAAATCTCATGGGTGAGGAGATCGAGGTAACGCTCGGTCCGCAGACGATCCTCATGGCTGGTCTCCAGGGTAGCGGAAAGACGACCACGACAGGAAAACTCAGCAGGTACTTCCAGAAGAAAGGGCTGAGAGTCGGTGTTATCTGTGCGGATGTCTTCAGGCCCGGTGCATACGACCAGTTAAAGACACTCTGCGACAAGGTAAACGTCCCCTGCTACGGCGAACCGGGAGAGATCAATGCCGTTAAGATCGTCGAAAACGGCATGAAGCAGCTCAAGAACGCCGAGGTCCTGATCATCGATACGCAGGGCCGCCACGCACTCGAAGACGAGCTCATCGACGAGATTATCAAAATAAACGATCTCTCGAAGGCGTCGCACAGGTGGCTCGTTCTCGACGCGGCACTCGGTCAGCAGGCGCGCGAGCAGGCTGCAAGATTCCACGATGCAATCAACATCGACGGTGTCATCATCACGAAGATGGACGGAACTGCAAAGGGCGGCGGTGCATTATCGGCCGTAGCTGAAACAGGATCAGGTATCGTGTTTGTCGGAAGCGGAGAGACGATAGACGATCTCGAACGCTTCGATCCCGACAGTTTCATCTCAAGACTCCTCGGGATGGGAGACCTGAAGTCCCTCATCGAACGCGCAGAGGAGGCTATCAACGCTGAAGAAGTCGATGTAAACGCCATGATGAAGGGCAAGTTCACCCTCAGGGACATGTACAAGCAGCTTGAATCCCTGAAGAAGATGGGGCCCTTAAAACAGGTCATGTCGATGCTTCCGCTCGGAAACATAGAGATCCCCGAGGATGCCTTCGACACCACCGGAAAGAAGATGGAAGCCTACAAGGTAATCATGGACTCCATGACAAACGAGGAGCTTGACGATCCCTCCGTTATTCATGCATCGAGAATCCAGAGGATTGCCACGGGCGCAGGAGTCTCCCAGGAAGAAGTAAGGGAACTCCTCAAGTACCATAAAACGATGCAGCGCACTCTTAAAGGATTTAAGGGGATGGGCGGCGGCAAATTCAACATGCAGCGGATGATGAAGAAGTTCGGCGGCGGGATGTAA
- the rpl18a gene encoding 50S ribosomal protein L18Ae encodes MDMKNFEVTGSFKNGLEWQPFTKVISAPNEIQATESTYNIFGSKHRLKRNYIKIDSIKLINGE; translated from the coding sequence ATGGACATGAAAAATTTTGAAGTTACAGGAAGTTTTAAAAACGGACTGGAGTGGCAGCCCTTTACAAAAGTGATCTCCGCTCCAAACGAAATCCAGGCAACCGAAAGCACATATAATATTTTCGGGAGCAAACACAGATTAAAGAGAAATTATATCAAAATTGACAGTATCAAACTTATTAATGGTGAGTAA
- the purN gene encoding phosphoribosylglycinamide formyltransferase translates to MIMDMKNIAVLASGRGTNFQAIIDGVDSGLIKGRICCLITDNPSAYSIERAEKAGIPVKVIDFSSFGDRTDYNSALCRGMEETGADLFVLAGYMRLLDDDTVRQFPGKMINIHPALLPSFKGLHAHKQAIEYGVKISGCTVHFVDEEMDHGAIIAQSPVPVMDDDTEDSLAERILKEEHKALQRSVALFCEDLLRIENRKVKILSAKKD, encoded by the coding sequence ATGATAATGGATATGAAAAATATCGCCGTTCTTGCTTCAGGAAGAGGTACAAATTTTCAGGCAATAATCGACGGTGTTGATTCTGGATTGATTAAAGGCAGGATCTGCTGCCTGATTACCGATAATCCATCGGCATACTCAATAGAAAGGGCCGAAAAAGCAGGTATACCGGTAAAAGTTATCGATTTCAGCAGTTTCGGGGACCGAACTGATTACAATTCGGCGCTTTGCAGGGGAATGGAAGAGACAGGTGCAGACCTTTTCGTTCTGGCCGGGTATATGAGGCTTCTCGACGATGATACTGTCAGGCAGTTTCCCGGAAAGATGATAAATATCCATCCGGCACTTCTTCCGTCGTTTAAGGGTCTTCACGCCCATAAACAGGCGATAGAATACGGCGTAAAAATATCAGGGTGTACGGTGCATTTTGTGGATGAAGAGATGGACCACGGAGCAATAATTGCCCAAAGTCCCGTTCCCGTAATGGACGACGATACCGAGGATTCCCTCGCTGAAAGAATCCTGAAAGAGGAGCATAAGGCGCTCCAGAGATCCGTTGCTCTGTTCTGTGAAGACCTGCTGAGGATAGAGAACAGGAAAGTAAAAATTCTTTCCGCGAAAAAAGACTGA
- the pfdA gene encoding prefoldin subunit alpha, with product MVSNLDNVDPREIEMLQQYLNEFGQQAEAYTAQLQILEQRRIESLTAIETIKNIGSQPDNTMLLEIGGGASMKVKALEPDNVFVNIGSNVIVEKTSDESVSYLEDRIIELEALEKKVSETITEIRKQASDVAKKMEDLYKKYQAQSGN from the coding sequence ATGGTGAGTAATTTGGATAATGTCGACCCCCGGGAGATTGAGATGCTCCAGCAGTATCTCAATGAATTCGGGCAGCAGGCCGAAGCCTACACCGCACAACTGCAGATACTGGAACAAAGACGAATCGAATCCCTGACGGCGATAGAGACGATAAAAAATATCGGCTCGCAACCGGACAACACGATGCTTCTTGAGATCGGGGGAGGTGCGTCCATGAAAGTGAAAGCACTCGAACCCGACAATGTTTTTGTAAATATCGGCTCGAATGTCATTGTCGAAAAGACCAGCGACGAATCAGTCAGCTATCTTGAAGACAGGATCATCGAACTCGAGGCACTTGAGAAGAAGGTATCCGAAACGATAACCGAGATCCGCAAACAGGCGTCTGATGTCGCCAAAAAAATGGAAGATCTCTACAAAAAATACCAGGCGCAGTCAGGAAACTGA
- a CDS encoding translation initiation factor IF-6, with product MVETISFAGDEHIGVYTRVFEDVAFVPLDATEEYIGSVEKRLGVEVVQTTIQGCSIIGSLLAGNSSGMIVSGLASTEEINLLKKYSKVMLLERTMNAAGNIILANDHFAAVHPEISERTAEKISEFLEVPVLMMNIGKIPTVGMAAVATNRGVILNPGASATEIAEIEEITELPVGTGTVNMGSTLIGTGLLANSKSYLAGISTSGYELGRIEEVFGF from the coding sequence ATGGTTGAAACGATCAGCTTCGCAGGCGACGAGCATATAGGCGTATACACCCGTGTATTTGAGGACGTTGCATTTGTCCCTCTGGACGCAACCGAGGAGTACATAGGTTCCGTGGAGAAAAGACTGGGTGTTGAAGTTGTTCAGACCACAATACAGGGCTGTTCGATAATCGGGTCCCTCCTTGCGGGAAACAGCAGCGGGATGATTGTCAGCGGTCTTGCATCGACTGAAGAAATCAATCTTCTCAAAAAGTACAGTAAGGTAATGCTTCTCGAGCGGACCATGAACGCCGCGGGAAACATCATCCTTGCAAACGATCATTTTGCCGCAGTACACCCGGAGATATCCGAGAGAACTGCCGAAAAGATATCGGAGTTCCTGGAAGTCCCGGTTCTTATGATGAACATCGGCAAAATACCTACCGTGGGAATGGCTGCAGTCGCGACAAACAGAGGAGTCATACTCAATCCCGGAGCATCGGCAACGGAAATAGCCGAGATCGAAGAGATTACCGAACTGCCTGTCGGAACCGGAACGGTCAACATGGGCAGTACTCTCATAGGGACCGGACTCCTTGCAAACAGCAAAAGCTACCTTGCCGGCATCTCGACGAGCGGTTATGAACTTGGAAGGATTGAAGAAGTATTTGGATTTTAA
- a CDS encoding 50S ribosomal protein L39e: MSKVTKARKIRLAKACEQNRRVPAWVMIKTKRHVVSHPRRRNWRRSKLKV, translated from the coding sequence ATGAGTAAAGTAACCAAAGCGAGAAAAATAAGACTTGCAAAGGCATGCGAACAGAACAGGCGCGTGCCGGCATGGGTAATGATTAAGACGAAGAGGCATGTTGTATCCCATCCCAGGAGACGCAACTGGAGAAGAAGCAAACTGAAGGTGTGA
- a CDS encoding DNA-binding protein: MVDDELAEIRRRKMQELQRQQMDQQGMEEEMARQKQAEAQMHMMLMKILEPEARERLNTIKLTKPEFAQAVEQQLIMLAQSGRIRDRISDEQLKTILNQLIPNKREINITRKHKL, encoded by the coding sequence ATGGTTGACGACGAACTTGCGGAAATTCGCAGAAGAAAGATGCAGGAGCTTCAGAGGCAGCAGATGGACCAGCAGGGAATGGAGGAAGAAATGGCCCGCCAGAAACAGGCTGAAGCCCAGATGCATATGATGCTTATGAAGATCCTCGAGCCAGAAGCCCGGGAACGTTTAAACACCATCAAACTGACAAAACCGGAATTCGCGCAGGCTGTGGAGCAGCAGCTGATTATGCTTGCCCAGAGCGGCCGTATAAGAGATCGAATCAGCGACGAACAGCTAAAGACGATCTTAAACCAGCTTATTCCGAACAAAAGAGAGATTAACATCACTCGTAAGCATAAACTATGA
- a CDS encoding hemolysin family protein translates to MNVAYLGIFLFVLCLILSAFFSASEVALIGINHAKVRQLLELKKKGSIALEKIKENTDHLLITILIGNNLVNIAAASIATAIAIEIYGDIGIGIATGLVTILMLIFGEIGPKTYAARHPEKVALFSAKIILTLSYILTPVILIYDGFKKLFKIEENLGHPIVTEEEIKQWIDAGEESGTIEEEEHQMLHRVFRFTDTYAREAMTPRGDVIMISDSSTLEDAISIFNDTGFSRLPVYHEQMDNIIGTLNVKDAFAAVYNKKTDTRIIDLLHEAHFVPESKKIDELLNELQMKKNHLAMVIDEYGTYVGIITIEDILEELVGDILDEFDVEEPEVQTIDDGVFLIDAGAWVDRINEDLKINLPTDESYETIGGLLIDRLGHIPKRGEVIRLEDQDIEMRVMKMRGRRIIDVKLIIPTGNSHTE, encoded by the coding sequence ATGAACGTAGCTTATTTAGGAATATTTCTTTTTGTTTTGTGCCTCATTCTGTCCGCTTTTTTCTCCGCGTCCGAAGTCGCACTAATTGGTATAAATCATGCAAAGGTCAGACAGCTTCTTGAACTGAAGAAGAAAGGATCTATTGCTCTTGAAAAAATAAAGGAAAACACGGACCATCTCCTGATAACCATACTTATCGGAAACAACCTCGTAAACATCGCTGCGGCGTCAATTGCAACGGCGATCGCAATCGAGATCTACGGGGATATTGGTATCGGAATAGCAACGGGACTCGTGACAATCCTGATGCTCATATTCGGAGAGATCGGCCCGAAGACATATGCCGCAAGGCACCCGGAGAAAGTCGCTCTTTTTTCCGCAAAAATAATCCTTACGCTCTCGTATATTCTCACACCGGTAATCCTGATCTACGACGGCTTCAAAAAGCTCTTCAAAATCGAGGAAAACCTCGGCCATCCGATAGTTACTGAGGAAGAGATAAAGCAGTGGATAGACGCCGGAGAAGAATCCGGGACTATCGAAGAGGAAGAGCACCAGATGCTCCACCGGGTCTTCAGGTTCACCGATACATATGCAAGAGAAGCAATGACCCCGAGGGGCGACGTAATCATGATAAGCGACAGCAGCACTCTCGAGGACGCGATAAGCATATTCAACGATACAGGATTCTCAAGGCTACCGGTATATCATGAGCAGATGGACAACATCATCGGGACACTGAATGTAAAGGATGCATTCGCAGCGGTATACAACAAAAAAACCGATACCAGGATCATCGATCTGCTGCATGAAGCCCACTTCGTTCCGGAGAGCAAGAAGATCGACGAACTCTTAAACGAACTCCAGATGAAGAAGAACCATCTTGCGATGGTAATCGACGAATACGGGACCTATGTAGGCATAATCACAATAGAGGATATACTTGAGGAGCTCGTCGGCGACATTCTCGACGAATTCGATGTAGAGGAACCGGAGGTCCAGACGATAGACGATGGCGTATTCCTGATAGATGCCGGCGCATGGGTCGACAGGATCAACGAAGACCTGAAGATCAATCTGCCAACCGACGAATCATATGAAACTATAGGAGGCCTTCTCATTGACAGGCTCGGACACATCCCGAAACGCGGGGAAGTAATAAGGCTTGAAGACCAGGACATCGAGATGAGGGTCATGAAGATGAGGGGAAGGAGAATCATCGACGTGAAACTCATAATCCCCACCGGGAATTCCCACACAGAATAA